The following proteins are encoded in a genomic region of Roseinatronobacter sp. S2:
- a CDS encoding peptidylprolyl isomerase — protein sequence MSKPKPKSGQKFSAKNIAAGFLMALLALSLLGFGVEGFGGGARSIGSVGGRDISTNEYARALQNELRVLQSQSGQSITMEQARQFGLDQMVLEQLVTTAALNNEADRLGVSTGDETVQREILQISAFQGVGGRFDRESYRFALQNAGLNETEFEDSIREDVSRSILQLAVISAARAPDMLTLPLLNHQAQTRDYSILSLGSSDLETPVGMPDSAALQAFYDANIDRYTLPEGKRIRYAWLTPDMLIDTVEIDESVLRDAYESRASEFRQPERRLVERLVFSDMEQAQDAFDRLTSGEIGFVELAAERGLSAEDTDMGDVTRAQLGSSADAVFALTEPGFAGPVETSLGPAIFQMNAILAARETPFDEAAPQLREELAADRARRILSDDLDMFEDLLAGGATVEELASETEMRGGEIDWRSGETSGIAAYESFRAAVDEVQQGDFPEIQILDDGGLFAVELLEDLPATPRPLDEIQTQVTRDWRSAQTVESLRTQAESIADALRSGADFAALELAPERFEGMSRTDFLPDLPRDLVSTAFDMAHDDVRIVEGEERVYLVQLHAVSEPDLLMEDVADFRDALSEQLEQSLAQDLFTYFSSALRQSQPIQFNQQVIDAVHANF from the coding sequence ATGTCGAAGCCCAAACCCAAATCCGGCCAGAAGTTTTCGGCCAAGAACATCGCCGCAGGATTTCTGATGGCACTGCTGGCCCTTAGCCTGCTTGGCTTCGGGGTCGAGGGGTTTGGCGGTGGCGCACGCAGCATCGGCAGTGTGGGCGGACGCGATATTTCAACCAATGAATACGCACGCGCGCTGCAAAACGAATTGCGCGTATTGCAAAGTCAGTCCGGCCAATCCATCACCATGGAACAAGCCCGACAGTTCGGACTGGATCAGATGGTGCTGGAACAACTGGTCACCACAGCCGCCCTGAACAACGAGGCAGACCGTCTGGGCGTGTCCACAGGCGACGAAACAGTGCAGCGTGAAATTCTGCAAATCAGCGCGTTTCAGGGCGTCGGTGGCCGGTTCGACCGCGAATCCTATCGTTTTGCGCTGCAAAATGCCGGATTGAACGAAACCGAATTCGAAGATTCCATTCGCGAAGATGTCAGCCGCAGTATTTTGCAACTGGCCGTCATCAGTGCCGCGCGTGCGCCTGACATGCTGACCCTGCCGCTGCTGAACCATCAGGCCCAGACCCGCGATTATTCCATTCTGTCGCTTGGCTCATCCGACCTTGAAACCCCTGTCGGCATGCCCGACAGCGCGGCGTTGCAGGCGTTTTATGATGCCAATATCGACCGCTACACCCTGCCCGAAGGCAAGCGCATCCGCTATGCGTGGCTGACGCCCGACATGCTGATCGACACCGTGGAAATTGACGAATCTGTTTTGCGCGACGCGTATGAATCGCGCGCATCCGAATTTCGCCAGCCTGAACGCCGCCTTGTCGAACGGCTGGTCTTTTCCGATATGGAACAGGCTCAGGACGCGTTTGACCGGCTGACATCGGGCGAAATCGGTTTTGTCGAACTGGCCGCCGAACGCGGCCTAAGTGCCGAAGACACCGACATGGGCGATGTCACGCGCGCCCAGCTTGGAAGTTCTGCCGATGCCGTTTTTGCGCTGACCGAACCCGGATTTGCAGGGCCGGTCGAAACCTCGCTCGGGCCGGCCATATTTCAGATGAACGCCATACTGGCCGCGCGCGAAACCCCGTTTGACGAAGCCGCACCACAACTGCGCGAAGAACTGGCGGCCGACCGCGCGCGGCGCATTCTGTCCGACGATCTGGACATGTTTGAAGATCTGCTTGCAGGCGGTGCCACCGTCGAAGAACTGGCATCCGAGACTGAAATGCGCGGTGGCGAAATCGACTGGCGTTCCGGTGAAACCAGTGGAATCGCAGCATATGAATCTTTCCGCGCGGCGGTGGATGAGGTGCAGCAAGGTGATTTCCCCGAAATCCAGATACTGGATGACGGCGGCCTGTTTGCCGTAGAACTGCTCGAAGATCTGCCCGCCACCCCACGCCCCCTCGATGAAATCCAAACGCAGGTTACACGGGACTGGCGCAGTGCCCAAACCGTCGAGAGCCTGCGCACGCAGGCCGAATCTATCGCAGATGCACTGCGCAGCGGTGCCGATTTCGCCGCACTGGAACTGGCCCCCGAACGGTTCGAAGGGATGAGCCGCACAGATTTCCTGCCCGATCTGCCGCGCGATCTGGTCAGCACCGCATTTGACATGGCGCATGATGACGTGCGCATCGTTGAGGGTGAAGAGCGGGTCTATCTGGTGCAGTTGCATGCGGTTTCCGAACCTGATCTGCTGATGGAAGATGTCGCAGATTTCCGCGATGCCTTGTCCGAGCAACTGGAACAAAGTCTGGCACAGGATCTGTTCACCTATTTCTCATCTGCATTGCGCCAGTCCCAACCCATACAGTTCAATCAACAGGTGATTGACGCTGTTCACGCGAATTTCTGA
- a CDS encoding MarR family winged helix-turn-helix transcriptional regulator, whose protein sequence is MRQQQRNLWGDITDMTQDMADLIVHLARLAQNTARTDLTAAQWTALRFFARANRFSRTPSAFSEFHATTRGTASQTVKSLVTLGLLQRQNNAADARSTLIEVTPAGHEMLCRDPLGDLRRVLSELPEDVQRTLSVTLQRATMNLATLRQVPTFGTCADCSHCKEGTDTAYCHCTESMLTRPEMASFCIDFQPAGRAD, encoded by the coding sequence ATGCGTCAACAGCAACGCAACTTATGGGGCGACATCACAGACATGACCCAAGACATGGCCGATCTGATTGTGCATCTGGCGCGACTGGCACAGAATACAGCGCGCACAGACCTGACCGCCGCACAATGGACGGCGCTGCGTTTCTTTGCCCGTGCCAACAGGTTTTCGCGCACCCCTTCGGCATTTTCCGAATTCCACGCCACAACGCGCGGAACCGCATCGCAAACGGTCAAGTCATTGGTGACACTTGGTCTTTTGCAACGGCAAAACAATGCCGCAGACGCACGTTCCACCCTGATAGAGGTGACACCGGCAGGCCATGAAATGCTGTGTCGCGACCCGCTGGGCGACCTGCGGCGCGTGCTGTCCGAACTGCCGGAAGATGTGCAGCGCACCTTGTCCGTGACACTGCAACGCGCCACAATGAACCTTGCGACCTTGCGGCAGGTTCCGACATTTGGCACCTGTGCCGATTGCAGCCATTGCAAGGAAGGGACCGACACCGCGTATTGCCACTGCACCGAAAGCATGTTGACCCGACCGGAAATGGCATCTTTTTGCATTGATTTTCAACCGGCAGGGCGCGCGGACTGA
- a CDS encoding RNA polymerase factor sigma-32, which translates to MEQRDPRTSQFIRNAMKREMLEPQTEHALAIAWRDHRDEAALHRLINAYSRLAVSVATRFRRYGMPLDDLIQQGNLGLMRAAEKYDPENGARFSTYAAWWIRASMQEYVMRNWSVVRTATNASQKKLFFHLRKTLSKLDDGETRNEALSTTVARELDVPQAQVEIMLGRMSGQDLSLNSPQSSGEDDGRDWLDTIEDGGTATEDYVLDDMETRRRRRMLYSAVGDLPEREKRIITERHLLDVPRTLSEIGVELGISKERVRQLEERAMGRITAQLRQDAEPERLRA; encoded by the coding sequence ATGGAACAGCGAGATCCCAGAACAAGCCAGTTTATCCGCAACGCCATGAAGCGTGAAATGCTGGAGCCACAGACCGAACACGCCCTTGCCATTGCATGGCGCGACCATCGTGATGAAGCGGCGCTGCATCGTTTGATCAACGCCTATAGTCGGTTGGCCGTTTCCGTGGCGACCCGTTTTCGCCGGTATGGCATGCCTCTGGATGACCTGATCCAGCAGGGTAATCTGGGCCTGATGCGCGCCGCCGAGAAATACGACCCCGAAAACGGTGCCAGATTCTCGACCTATGCCGCGTGGTGGATCAGGGCGTCCATGCAGGAATATGTGATGCGCAACTGGTCGGTTGTGCGCACTGCCACCAACGCGTCCCAGAAGAAGCTGTTTTTCCACCTGCGCAAAACATTGTCCAAGCTGGATGATGGTGAAACGCGCAATGAAGCGCTGTCCACAACTGTGGCGCGCGAACTTGATGTGCCGCAGGCGCAGGTTGAAATCATGCTTGGGCGCATGTCCGGGCAGGACCTGTCGTTGAATTCGCCGCAAAGCAGCGGCGAAGATGACGGGCGCGACTGGCTGGACACCATCGAAGATGGCGGCACGGCAACCGAAGATTACGTTCTGGACGATATGGAAACGCGCCGCCGCCGCCGGATGTTGTATTCGGCGGTCGGTGATTTACCCGAGCGTGAAAAGCGCATCATCACCGAACGGCATTTGCTGGATGTGCCGCGCACCTTGTCCGAAATTGGCGTAGAGCTGGGCATATCGAAAGAGCGTGTGCGCCAGCTGGAAGAACGTGCAATGGGCAGAATAACAGCACAGTTGCGCCAGGATGCAGAGCCGGAGCGGCTGCGGGCTTGA
- a CDS encoding VanZ family protein, translated as MFKPPVISERLRRIALVMSVILLVVVTVLLLMPVPDGDGRLPRHVDKLVHFSVFFAVAFPAYVARMRFWPVILVGLVLYGGAVELIQPHFGRSAEFADFIANSLGVMAALPCAVWFRHRRQLKARKPAQGYRPE; from the coding sequence ATGTTTAAGCCGCCAGTAATTTCTGAACGCCTGCGCCGGATTGCGCTGGTCATGTCGGTTATTTTGCTGGTCGTGGTAACCGTGCTTTTGTTGATGCCTGTGCCTGACGGCGACGGTCGGTTGCCGCGCCATGTTGACAAGCTGGTGCATTTTTCCGTGTTTTTCGCTGTGGCCTTTCCGGCCTATGTTGCGCGTATGCGGTTCTGGCCGGTTATTCTGGTCGGGTTGGTTCTGTATGGCGGCGCGGTTGAACTGATACAGCCGCATTTTGGCCGTTCCGCCGAATTTGCAGATTTCATTGCCAACAGTCTTGGGGTGATGGCAGCACTTCCGTGTGCCGTGTGGTTTCGGCACCGGCGGCAGTTAAAAGCGCGGAAGCCTGCCCAGGGATACAGGCCCGAATGA
- a CDS encoding DUF2125 domain-containing protein, with protein MRIILATILLAAIGYSAYWHISVRNLDAQISATLAHSSNFGASDYDLGGFPHRFDLTLHSPHLHTPDRAMTWQGAVLNIHALSYQPHHVIAVFPPEQVLDLHGQEWILRSPDARASLVYERNQSGDVDRANLVFDAPELTHQSVTHTADSLRAAINRTDDEAQYEVALELSGLRPDATVLAGIDPNGTLPPMLARSRVLATLAYEQPLRVADDPPTLREITINEMDLIWGDIALQATGRLRPDIGGTLSGQLDLRMSNWDQVLQLLVAASVIAPDAAQMAQMLLTSMSDRETGSLDLPLQVRQSVMSFGPVSLGRLPRF; from the coding sequence ATGCGCATAATATTGGCAACCATACTGCTGGCCGCAATCGGCTACAGCGCATACTGGCACATATCGGTGCGCAATCTTGATGCGCAGATCAGCGCCACACTTGCGCACAGCAGCAATTTTGGTGCATCCGACTACGACCTTGGCGGGTTTCCCCACCGGTTTGACCTGACCTTGCATTCACCGCATCTGCACACGCCGGACCGTGCCATGACCTGGCAAGGCGCGGTTCTGAACATTCATGCGCTAAGCTATCAGCCGCATCATGTCATAGCCGTGTTCCCGCCTGAGCAGGTGCTTGATCTGCATGGGCAGGAATGGATTTTGCGCAGCCCCGATGCCCGCGCCAGCCTTGTATATGAACGCAACCAGAGTGGCGACGTGGACCGCGCGAATCTGGTGTTTGATGCACCTGAACTCACCCATCAATCCGTGACACATACCGCCGACAGCCTGCGCGCCGCCATCAACCGCACGGATGATGAAGCACAATACGAGGTTGCGCTGGAACTGTCCGGCCTGCGCCCTGATGCGACCGTGCTGGCGGGGATTGACCCGAACGGCACCCTGCCGCCCATGCTGGCGCGCAGCCGGGTTCTGGCAACACTGGCCTATGAGCAACCGCTGCGCGTGGCCGATGACCCGCCCACGCTGCGCGAAATCACCATAAACGAAATGGACCTGATCTGGGGCGATATCGCCCTTCAGGCAACAGGCAGGCTGCGGCCCGATATTGGCGGAACCCTGTCCGGGCAGCTTGACCTGCGCATGAGCAACTGGGATCAGGTGTTGCAGTTGCTGGTGGCGGCGTCGGTCATAGCACCTGATGCTGCGCAAATGGCGCAGATGCTGCTGACATCCATGAGCGACCGTGAAACCGGCAGCCTTGATCTGCCGCTTCAGGTGCGCCAGTCTGTCATGTCATTCGGGCCTGTATCCCTGGGCAGGCTTCCGCGCTTTTAA
- a CDS encoding gamma-glutamylcyclotransferase, which produces MLRRKSLWVFGYGSLIWDPGFAWSSRHIARLDGYERSFCMRSIHHRGTVAHPGLVLALDRGAGHCEGVAFEIPARIADETLEYLRARELISAAYLESRESLHLRDGRRIDAVTYVIDRAHDQYCGGMDLEEQAQIIARAVGGRGPNCDYLINTAAHLGELGLRDPQLDWLAQRVREIGAAPVK; this is translated from the coding sequence ATGCTGCGGCGCAAGTCACTTTGGGTATTCGGGTACGGATCGTTAATATGGGATCCGGGTTTTGCGTGGTCCAGTCGCCACATCGCGCGGCTGGACGGGTATGAGCGGTCTTTTTGCATGCGATCGATTCATCATCGCGGAACAGTTGCGCACCCCGGTCTGGTGCTGGCACTGGACAGGGGGGCAGGGCATTGCGAAGGGGTCGCGTTCGAAATTCCCGCCCGGATTGCGGATGAAACGTTGGAATACCTGCGTGCACGGGAACTGATTTCTGCCGCGTATCTGGAAAGCCGTGAATCCCTGCACCTGCGTGACGGACGCCGGATTGATGCTGTCACCTATGTGATTGACCGCGCGCATGACCAGTATTGCGGCGGAATGGATCTGGAAGAGCAGGCGCAGATCATTGCGCGCGCCGTTGGCGGGCGCGGGCCGAATTGCGACTATCTGATCAACACGGCGGCCCATCTGGGGGAACTGGGGCTGCGTGACCCGCAGCTTGACTGGCTGGCGCAGCGGGTGCGTGAAATCGGTGCCGCGCCCGTGAAATGA
- a CDS encoding YdcH family protein yields MSHTPHELAEEFPQHVDLIHRLKTEDAHFARLADQYHDINRAIHRAETLLEPVSGDHEIELRRNRLALKDEIARMLNAASA; encoded by the coding sequence ATGTCGCATACCCCGCACGAACTGGCCGAAGAATTCCCGCAACATGTTGATCTGATTCATCGCCTGAAAACTGAAGACGCGCATTTTGCCCGGCTTGCTGATCAATATCATGACATCAACCGTGCCATTCATCGTGCCGAAACACTGCTGGAGCCTGTTTCCGGTGACCATGAGATAGAATTGCGACGCAATCGTCTGGCCCTGAAGGATGAGATTGCGCGTATGCTGAACGCGGCATCCGCGTAA
- a CDS encoding fumarylacetoacetate hydrolase family protein, with translation MKLLRFGPKGQEKPGCLDTQGNLRDLSGVTADFGGDTVSLDALAQLAQIDPATLPVVDQPVRIGAPLAHVPNFYCIGLNYAAHAAETGAEKPKEPLVFSKATSSLAGPQDPIIIPRGATRTDWEVELGIIIGKPALYVDEADALEYVAGYCAVNDVSERDFQKNRGGQWIKGKSAPGFGKIGPWLVTADDVPDPQALRLQLSVNGDPRQDSTTADMIFTVAQIVSYMSRFMELLPGDVIATGTPSGVAAGMSPPQFLKPGDVVSLTVEGLGTQKADVIAAS, from the coding sequence ATGAAATTACTTCGCTTTGGCCCGAAAGGGCAGGAAAAACCCGGTTGTCTGGATACTCAGGGCAATTTGCGCGACTTGTCCGGTGTGACCGCCGATTTCGGCGGCGACACTGTGTCGCTGGACGCACTGGCGCAATTGGCACAGATCGACCCCGCCACCCTGCCTGTGGTTGACCAGCCCGTGCGCATTGGCGCGCCGCTGGCGCATGTTCCCAATTTCTATTGCATCGGGCTGAACTATGCAGCCCATGCCGCAGAAACCGGCGCTGAAAAACCCAAAGAGCCGCTGGTATTTTCCAAGGCCACATCATCGCTTGCAGGCCCGCAAGACCCGATCATCATTCCGCGCGGGGCCACCCGCACGGATTGGGAAGTTGAACTGGGCATCATCATCGGCAAACCCGCATTATATGTCGATGAAGCGGACGCGCTGGAGTATGTCGCGGGCTATTGCGCGGTCAATGACGTATCCGAGCGCGATTTTCAGAAAAACCGTGGCGGGCAATGGATCAAGGGAAAATCCGCCCCCGGCTTTGGCAAAATCGGTCCTTGGCTGGTCACGGCCGATGATGTGCCAGACCCTCAGGCGCTGCGGTTGCAGCTTTCGGTCAACGGCGATCCGCGGCAGGATTCGACAACAGCGGATATGATTTTCACTGTTGCACAGATCGTGTCCTACATGTCCCGTTTCATGGAACTTCTGCCCGGTGACGTTATTGCAACCGGCACCCCGTCAGGGGTTGCGGCAGGTATGTCCCCCCCGCAATTTCTGAAACCGGGCGATGTTGTTTCGCTGACAGTCGAAGGGCTGGGCACGCAGAAGGCCGATGTGATTGCCGCCAGCTAA
- a CDS encoding universal stress protein, producing MRKFLVVLDDSRECLNAIRFAALRAAKTGAEVQILSVISPEEFQGWIGVADVMRAEARERIEAHFEVFAKWMRDRKGLHPELVIREGDAVEEVLAQIQDDPDIGFLVLGAGTEGNNPGPIVTQLVRSSGSLPVPITIVPGELDRDRLEAIATG from the coding sequence ATGCGCAAATTTCTGGTTGTACTGGACGACAGCCGCGAATGCCTGAATGCGATCCGCTTTGCGGCGCTGCGGGCCGCCAAAACCGGTGCCGAGGTGCAGATCCTGTCCGTCATAAGCCCTGAAGAATTTCAGGGCTGGATCGGTGTGGCCGATGTCATGCGTGCCGAAGCCCGAGAGCGGATAGAGGCGCATTTTGAAGTCTTTGCCAAATGGATGCGCGACCGCAAGGGGCTGCACCCCGAACTTGTCATCCGCGAAGGCGACGCGGTGGAAGAAGTGCTGGCCCAGATACAGGATGATCCCGATATCGGGTTTCTGGTTCTGGGGGCGGGCACCGAAGGCAACAACCCCGGCCCCATCGTCACGCAACTGGTGCGCAGTTCCGGTTCGCTGCCAGTTCCCATAACCATCGTTCCCGGTGAGCTGGACCGCGACAGACTGGAAGCAATCGCCACGGGATAG
- a CDS encoding response regulator transcription factor, which translates to MTTAHIAILDDEPEIRQILSQALQDAGFQTSAYARATEFEAALRKVTPDVCLVDLGLPDRDGLALVHRLALESGATIIIISGRAQVQDRVTGLELGADDYIIKPFDPAEVVARIRARLRKPATAGSASPQTAHFNGWVAQFDRYVLIDDQGLETPFSHAEGEVLRLFLESPKRLISRTQMLDTLGGGAGESFDRAMDVRISRLRTKLREDPRNPRLIKTIYGAGYIFLGDVAWA; encoded by the coding sequence ATGACGACTGCCCATATCGCCATTCTGGACGATGAACCCGAAATCCGGCAGATCCTGTCACAGGCCCTTCAGGATGCAGGGTTTCAGACCTCGGCCTATGCGCGCGCAACCGAATTTGAAGCTGCCTTGCGCAAGGTCACGCCCGATGTCTGTCTGGTGGATCTGGGCCTGCCGGACCGCGACGGGCTGGCCTTGGTGCACAGGCTTGCGCTGGAATCGGGGGCCACAATCATCATCATTTCGGGACGCGCGCAGGTGCAGGACCGCGTGACAGGTCTGGAACTGGGCGCGGATGACTACATCATCAAACCGTTTGACCCTGCCGAAGTTGTGGCCCGCATCCGCGCAAGGCTGCGCAAGCCCGCCACCGCCGGCAGCGCCAGCCCGCAGACCGCGCATTTCAACGGCTGGGTTGCGCAGTTCGACCGCTATGTGCTGATCGACGATCAGGGGCTGGAAACCCCGTTCAGCCATGCCGAAGGTGAAGTGTTGCGCCTGTTTCTGGAAAGCCCCAAGCGCCTGATCTCGCGCACGCAAATGCTGGACACGCTAGGCGGCGGCGCTGGCGAAAGCTTTGATCGCGCCATGGATGTGCGCATATCGCGCCTGCGCACCAAACTGCGCGAAGATCCGCGTAACCCGCGATTGATAAAAACCATCTACGGGGCGGGGTATATCTTTCTTGGGGATGTGGCATGGGCCTGA
- a CDS encoding PAS-domain containing protein, producing MDREKTGVALTESTRINLMAAGLNMIQQALSIFDSNLRLSVSNQRYQEMFELPETLVQPGVAFEDTIRYLVSRGEYGPVEDQEEAVRKRVEAARAFVPHYMERLRANGRWISVEGAPLPQGGWITVYTDITEVKLQEGLLRARSEELSDELLAHAERLAATNRALAASNAALEQTKRELTEMEARTRLTTEMMPAHIAHMDCDLRYTFSNRRLSSIFPGLPRNVVGHPAQAVLGSVYDKILPLLERALAGENAVHEFTHDESGRRIRLALTPDRVGDGPINGIYIMSMDVTEETQARAALAQTRKRELAAQLSSGMVHDFGNLLTIILGLQGQLMRRSGLPANMAQLVQSTVAAARRGGVLLERLASISGHRQLQPRPTDLRALLQDLTLMARPALPDNLRLDVQITPDLPHVMLDQGVLQDSLLNLILNARDAMTGKAGHIAVTVATVADTWLELTLTDTGTGFSDEALHKALDPFFTTKGAEGSGLGLAMVYDQITLSGGTVRLANRPDGGAQVTLRLPFKPVVNTRITPKAGLVLLVEDTQSIRESVRAMLCDMGHTVIEATTADEALALADLPDLDIMLSDINLPGTLSGLDLARALRGRGRMRLCLMTALPPYDKLHREAATEFPVLTKPFGPQDLRFTLEGIA from the coding sequence ATGGACCGGGAGAAAACAGGCGTGGCATTGACGGAAAGCACCCGCATCAATCTGATGGCTGCGGGCCTGAACATGATCCAGCAGGCCTTGTCGATCTTCGACAGCAACCTGCGGCTGTCGGTCAGCAACCAGCGCTATCAGGAAATGTTCGAACTGCCCGAAACGCTGGTGCAACCCGGTGTCGCCTTTGAAGATACGATCCGGTATCTGGTGTCACGCGGGGAATACGGCCCGGTCGAGGATCAGGAAGAAGCCGTGCGCAAGCGCGTCGAGGCCGCGCGCGCCTTTGTTCCCCATTATATGGAACGCCTGCGCGCCAATGGCCGCTGGATCAGCGTCGAAGGTGCCCCCCTGCCACAAGGCGGCTGGATTACCGTTTATACCGACATCACCGAAGTGAAGCTGCAAGAAGGGTTGCTGCGCGCGCGGTCCGAGGAACTGTCCGATGAATTGCTGGCCCATGCCGAACGGCTGGCGGCCACCAACCGCGCGCTGGCGGCCAGCAACGCCGCGCTGGAGCAGACCAAGCGCGAGTTGACAGAAATGGAAGCCCGCACCCGCCTGACCACGGAAATGATGCCTGCCCATATTGCGCATATGGATTGCGATCTGCGCTATACGTTTTCCAACCGGCGGCTGTCATCCATTTTTCCCGGCCTGCCGCGCAATGTTGTGGGCCATCCCGCGCAGGCGGTTCTGGGCAGTGTCTATGACAAGATCCTGCCGCTGCTGGAACGCGCACTGGCGGGCGAAAACGCCGTGCATGAATTCACCCATGATGAAAGCGGGCGACGTATCCGGCTGGCCCTGACACCTGACCGCGTGGGCGATGGGCCGATCAACGGCATCTACATCATGTCGATGGACGTAACCGAGGAAACACAGGCCCGCGCCGCCCTTGCCCAGACGCGCAAACGCGAACTGGCCGCGCAATTGTCATCAGGCATGGTGCATGATTTCGGAAACCTTCTGACCATCATTCTGGGATTACAGGGGCAACTGATGCGGCGCAGCGGCCTGCCTGCTAACATGGCGCAGCTTGTCCAATCGACCGTTGCCGCCGCGCGCCGCGGGGGCGTGTTGCTGGAACGGCTTGCATCGATTTCCGGCCACAGGCAGTTGCAACCAAGACCCACGGACCTGCGCGCATTGTTGCAAGACCTGACCCTGATGGCCCGCCCCGCATTGCCCGACAACTTGCGCCTTGATGTGCAGATCACGCCCGATCTGCCGCATGTCATGCTGGATCAGGGCGTGTTGCAGGACAGTTTGCTGAACCTTATCCTGAATGCCCGTGACGCGATGACAGGCAAGGCGGGACATATCGCAGTCACAGTCGCAACAGTGGCCGATACATGGCTGGAACTGACCCTGACAGACACCGGAACCGGGTTCAGCGACGAAGCGCTGCACAAGGCGCTTGATCCTTTTTTCACCACCAAGGGCGCTGAAGGGTCCGGTCTGGGGCTGGCTATGGTCTATGACCAGATCACGCTGTCAGGCGGGACCGTCCGGCTGGCAAACCGGCCGGACGGGGGCGCGCAGGTGACATTGCGCCTGCCGTTCAAACCGGTTGTAAACACCCGCATCACGCCAAAGGCAGGGCTTGTGCTGCTGGTCGAAGACACGCAAAGCATCCGCGAATCCGTGCGTGCCATGCTGTGCGATATGGGCCATACCGTAATCGAGGCAACCACTGCGGATGAGGCGCTGGCGCTGGCGGACCTGCCGGATCTGGACATCATGCTGTCGGACATAAACCTGCCCGGCACGCTGTCGGGGCTGGATCTTGCGCGTGCCCTGCGCGGGCGCGGGCGCATGCGGCTTTGCCTGATGACCGCATTGCCGCCCTACGACAAGCTGCACCGCGAAGCCGCAACAGAGTTTCCGGTTCTGACAAAGCCGTTCGGCCCCCAAGACCTGCGCTTCACCCTGGAGGGAATTGCATGA